The following proteins are encoded in a genomic region of Alphaproteobacteria bacterium:
- a CDS encoding cupredoxin family protein, producing the protein MKNAPSLSAVALAISVSTLAALSFMSPSVASPGHSDGNNKVSPMGKAGDPAKVTRTIQVEMNDNMRFVPNSITVRANETVRFIVRNVGQVPHEMMLGTQKDLVEHAKVMQNMPTMEHEEDGAVSVEPGGTREMIWQFGRAANFKFGCLKPGHFEQGMVGNLTIQR; encoded by the coding sequence ATGAAAAACGCTCCATCTCTTTCGGCAGTCGCTCTCGCGATCTCGGTTTCGACTTTGGCTGCCCTATCCTTCATGTCGCCATCCGTCGCAAGCCCTGGTCATTCTGATGGAAACAACAAGGTTTCTCCGATGGGCAAGGCTGGGGACCCCGCTAAAGTCACGCGAACGATCCAAGTCGAGATGAACGACAATATGCGCTTTGTTCCGAATTCCATTACTGTTCGCGCAAATGAGACTGTTCGGTTCATTGTTCGAAATGTCGGACAAGTGCCGCACGAAATGATGCTCGGAACGCAGAAGGATTTAGTCGAGCACGCGAAGGTCATGCAGAACATGCCTACCATGGAACATGAAGAAGACGGTGCCGTTTCGGTGGAGCCGGGCGGCACCCGCGAGATGATCTGGCAATTCGGCCGCGCGGCTAACTTTAAGTTTGGCTGCCTGAAGCCGGGGCATTTCGAGCAGGGCATGGTTGGTAATCTGACGATTCAGCGTTAA
- a CDS encoding copper-binding protein: MLDETLPSVSRRLALAMALFVGFKSLAGRAQTNSKTEGEVRRVNLAENKVTLRHGPIDSLDMPGMTMIFTARDPGKLSTLNVGDKVRFTAEIKDGVFYVTEIEKYQ; this comes from the coding sequence ATGCTTGATGAGACGCTTCCATCGGTCTCCAGGCGGCTTGCGCTCGCGATGGCGCTGTTTGTTGGCTTCAAAAGTTTAGCAGGACGCGCTCAGACAAATTCCAAGACGGAGGGAGAAGTTCGGCGTGTCAATCTCGCCGAAAACAAAGTTACGTTGCGTCATGGTCCTATTGATTCACTGGATATGCCGGGGATGACAATGATCTTCACCGCCCGTGATCCGGGGAAGCTGTCCACCTTGAACGTAGGTGATAAAGTCAGATTTACGGCAGAGATCAAAGATGGAGTGTTTTACGTGACGGAGATTGAAAAATATCAATGA
- a CDS encoding DUF1232 domain-containing protein, with translation MTASSWKIRLRQWARFIKRDVTALWVAAGDPRTPLAAKVVAVVIAAYALSPIDLIPDFVPVLGYLDDIIIVPLGIMLAVRLIPVALLEEFRGRAAEMIERPISRAGLAIIITIWIAAAGSLLWWVWYSVTS, from the coding sequence ATGACGGCCTCGAGTTGGAAAATACGGCTGCGCCAATGGGCGCGCTTCATTAAGCGTGACGTGACGGCGTTATGGGTAGCCGCTGGCGATCCTCGAACTCCGCTTGCCGCCAAAGTTGTTGCGGTAGTGATAGCTGCCTATGCGCTCTCTCCGATTGACCTGATTCCCGACTTCGTTCCTGTGCTCGGCTATCTCGACGACATTATTATCGTTCCGCTCGGCATCATGCTGGCTGTTCGGCTCATCCCAGTGGCACTGCTCGAGGAGTTCCGGGGCCGGGCTGCCGAGATGATCGAACGGCCTATAAGCCGTGCCGGCCTGGCGATCATCATTACGATATGGATCGCGGCCGCAGGCTCACTCCTTTGGTGGGTTTGGTACAGCGTAACAAGCTGA
- the crcB gene encoding fluoride efflux transporter CrcB: MSYLIVFLGAGIGGSLRHGVNIIAPRLFGTSLPFGTMFVNLAGSLMMGLIVGYLAFRGDAAQATRLFLTTGILGGFTTFSAFSLDVSVLLERGDLAGAAIYGGLSVAGSVLALFVGLWFARTVF, translated from the coding sequence TTGAGCTACTTGATCGTCTTTTTGGGCGCAGGGATCGGCGGGTCCCTGCGTCATGGCGTCAACATTATTGCGCCTCGACTGTTCGGAACATCACTGCCATTCGGAACCATGTTTGTGAACCTTGCGGGTTCGCTGATGATGGGTTTGATCGTCGGCTATCTCGCGTTCAGGGGGGATGCCGCACAAGCAACCCGCCTTTTCCTCACCACCGGCATTCTGGGCGGCTTTACGACGTTCTCGGCCTTCTCGCTCGACGTTTCGGTTCTCCTCGAGCGCGGCGATCTTGCCGGCGCGGCCATCTATGGCGGGCTGTCAGTGGCGGGTTCCGTACTGGCGCTATTCGTCGGGCTCTGGTTTGCACGAACGGTCTTCTGA
- a CDS encoding TMEM165/GDT1 family protein, translating to MRMESWATAGPAITAAFLGSMVEVVEAFTIVLAVGTVRGWRPAFIGTGIGLAVLVLLVIALGPVLDRIPIHVLQLVVGTLLLLFGLRWLRKAILRAAGIIALHDEAAAFTEETAHLTDAVRRKEAHLDWIAGLTAFKAVVLEGIEVVFIVIAVGAGRDLLWPASLGALAACILVLAVGLIVHRPLARVPENTLKFGVGVMLSAFGIFWTGEGLGVEWPGHDAAILVFAAVFLAVGVFGVSLAKRSNSEVAQ from the coding sequence ATGCGTATGGAGTCTTGGGCAACCGCTGGGCCGGCGATAACGGCCGCCTTCTTGGGATCGATGGTCGAAGTCGTGGAGGCGTTCACGATCGTCCTTGCCGTCGGGACGGTGCGCGGATGGCGGCCCGCGTTTATCGGCACCGGCATCGGCCTCGCGGTATTGGTGCTGCTCGTCATCGCCCTCGGTCCTGTCCTCGACCGGATTCCGATTCATGTGCTCCAGCTCGTTGTTGGCACGCTTTTGCTGCTGTTCGGGCTGCGTTGGCTTCGCAAGGCGATCCTGCGGGCCGCAGGGATCATCGCTCTTCACGACGAGGCCGCAGCCTTCACCGAGGAGACCGCGCATCTGACCGATGCCGTCCGGCGCAAGGAGGCGCATCTCGATTGGATCGCCGGTTTGACGGCATTCAAGGCCGTCGTTCTCGAAGGCATCGAGGTCGTGTTCATCGTCATTGCCGTTGGCGCTGGCCGGGACCTTCTTTGGCCTGCAAGCCTCGGTGCGCTCGCGGCTTGCATACTGGTACTGGCCGTCGGACTGATCGTGCACCGGCCGCTCGCCCGCGTGCCCGAGAACACGCTCAAGTTCGGGGTCGGCGTCATGCTGTCGGCGTTCGGTATCTTCTGGACCGGCGAAGGTCTTGGCGTCGAGTGGCCTGGCCACGATGCGGCCATCCTCGTGTTCGCCGCAGTGTTTCTGGCGGTCGGCGTATTCGGGGTTTCGCTTGCGAAGCGCAGCAACTCGGAGGTCGCGCAATGA
- a CDS encoding DedA family protein, translated as MDLGPWIYALLMGYCALKSGYLPVFAGYFAGTGDLDLRWTVLSVFAGGYVGDEIRYWIGRRAGPKLLSYPSLARSMSLAGQLFTRNGAWYCFAYRYAKGLRTVGALPIGLTGWRWHRFAPISFASAATWASVLVGGGYVAGESVIDLTEQYGAWTSISIAVATLVGLAVLGRRMLRASAEKSA; from the coding sequence GTGGATCTCGGACCCTGGATCTACGCTCTGCTGATGGGGTATTGCGCGCTGAAGAGCGGCTACCTACCGGTTTTTGCCGGCTATTTCGCAGGGACTGGCGATCTCGATCTACGATGGACGGTTCTGTCCGTCTTCGCTGGCGGCTATGTCGGCGACGAGATCCGATATTGGATCGGGCGGCGGGCCGGTCCGAAACTCCTTTCGTATCCAAGTTTGGCGAGGTCAATGTCGCTTGCGGGGCAGTTGTTTACGAGAAACGGCGCTTGGTACTGCTTTGCGTACCGCTATGCGAAGGGCCTGCGGACCGTCGGTGCGTTGCCGATCGGGTTAACCGGATGGCGTTGGCATCGCTTCGCGCCGATCAGTTTCGCGTCTGCTGCTACATGGGCATCGGTATTGGTCGGGGGCGGGTATGTCGCGGGCGAATCAGTGATCGACCTCACCGAGCAGTATGGTGCTTGGACGTCGATCAGTATCGCCGTGGCGACGCTGGTTGGACTGGCCGTTCTAGGCAGACGCATGTTAAGGGCATCCGCCGAAAAATCCGCCTAA
- a CDS encoding efflux RND transporter permease subunit, protein MIARLIDWSARNLVLILVGTVLAVAAGLYAVRTLPLDAIPDLSDVQVIVYTEYSGQAPQVVEDQITYPLATAMLTVPKSKVVRGLSFFGVSFIYVIFDDGTDPYWARSRVLEYLNAATRRLPTGVTPTLGPDATGVGWVYQYAVVAQQMTLAEMRSLQDWVIRYAASKAEGVAEVASVGGFVKQYAIVIDPNRLRAQGIPLERVRDAVRASNADVGGRTIELSEFEFMVRGRGYLKNVTDIENIVLKTDRGVPLRIKDFARVEIGPDERRGITELDGNGEVASGIVLQRFGANALTVIENVKARLAEIAPSLPKEVEIVPVYDRSELIGRAIKTLKGTLIEESIIVGLVCVVFLLHLRSALVAILMLPVGILIAFAAMKVIGLGSNIMSLGGIAIAMGAMIDAAIVMIENAHKHLERSSPDRPRSDILIAAASEVGPALFFSLLIITVSFLPIFTLESQEGRLFGPLAFTKTFAMAAAAVLSVTLVPALMVIFVRGRIVPEHRNPINRFLIWIYRPIIRGVLRAKTVTLLTALVVLGITVWPARQLGSEFMPNLDEGTLMYMPTTVPGLSVTKAAELLQMQDRIIKSFPEVASVYGKAGRALTATDPAPIEMFETIINLKPKSEWRPSLTLDGLKAEMDRALQFPGVSNAWTMPIRARIDMLSTGIRTPVGVKVFGTDLGLMEQTAREIEQVLRAVPGTSSAYAERVIGGYYLDIVPNREVLGRYGLAIDDVHNVITTALGAQTVTTTVEGRERYAVTIRYPRDLRSDPQAIAREVQVSLPAGGTVPLGEVAKVELTRGATSIRTENGQLAVYIFVDTVGRDLGGYVAEAQQAVASKVKLPSGTYVSWSGQYEYLQRAEARLKIVVPVTLLIIFLLLYLNFRALPETLIVMLSLPFALVGGIWLMWWLGFNMSVAVAVGFIALAGVAAETGVVMLIYLDQAMAELKAERTAEGRPFTRIDLHQAIMRGAVDRVRPKMMTVVAIMAGLLPILWSTGSGSEVMQRIAVPMIGGMMSSTLLTLIVIPAVYGLVKGLHLPKQAEDTTQAHDNVERFSQASNERQ, encoded by the coding sequence ATGATCGCCCGCCTTATCGACTGGTCCGCACGCAATCTCGTTCTTATCCTCGTCGGAACGGTACTCGCCGTCGCGGCCGGCCTGTACGCGGTGCGCACCTTGCCGCTCGACGCCATCCCCGACCTTTCCGACGTGCAGGTCATTGTCTACACCGAGTATTCAGGCCAAGCGCCGCAAGTCGTCGAGGACCAGATCACCTATCCACTGGCAACCGCCATGCTGACCGTCCCCAAATCGAAGGTTGTGCGCGGTCTCTCCTTCTTCGGCGTATCCTTCATCTATGTGATCTTCGATGACGGCACCGATCCCTATTGGGCGCGCAGCCGTGTCCTCGAGTATCTCAACGCCGCGACGCGTCGCCTGCCGACCGGCGTCACGCCGACTCTTGGGCCGGACGCCACCGGCGTCGGCTGGGTCTACCAATACGCCGTTGTCGCGCAACAGATGACGCTCGCCGAGATGCGTTCGCTGCAGGACTGGGTAATCCGGTATGCCGCATCGAAAGCGGAAGGTGTCGCAGAGGTTGCCAGTGTCGGCGGCTTCGTCAAGCAATATGCGATCGTCATCGATCCGAACCGGCTACGGGCGCAAGGCATTCCACTGGAGCGAGTGCGCGACGCCGTCAGGGCCAGTAATGCCGATGTGGGCGGCCGGACCATCGAGCTCTCCGAATTTGAGTTCATGGTGCGCGGTCGCGGCTACCTCAAGAACGTAACGGATATTGAGAACATCGTCCTGAAAACCGACCGCGGCGTCCCTTTGCGCATCAAGGACTTCGCAAGAGTCGAGATCGGACCTGACGAGCGCCGCGGCATCACCGAACTCGACGGCAATGGCGAAGTGGCAAGCGGCATCGTCTTGCAGCGCTTCGGGGCCAATGCGCTGACCGTGATCGAGAACGTCAAGGCGCGCCTCGCCGAAATCGCACCCAGCCTCCCCAAGGAGGTTGAGATCGTACCGGTCTATGATCGCTCTGAACTCATTGGACGGGCGATCAAAACGCTCAAAGGGACGCTGATCGAGGAAAGCATCATCGTCGGCCTTGTCTGCGTTGTCTTCCTGCTGCATCTGAGAAGTGCCCTCGTTGCCATCCTGATGCTGCCGGTCGGCATCCTGATCGCTTTCGCGGCTATGAAGGTGATCGGGCTCGGTTCGAATATCATGAGCCTAGGCGGCATCGCGATCGCCATGGGCGCGATGATCGACGCCGCTATCGTGATGATCGAGAACGCGCATAAGCACCTTGAACGATCGTCTCCCGACAGACCCCGGAGCGACATCCTAATTGCCGCTGCCAGCGAAGTAGGGCCGGCTCTGTTTTTCAGCCTTCTCATCATCACTGTCTCATTCTTGCCGATCTTCACGCTGGAATCTCAGGAAGGACGGTTGTTTGGTCCGCTCGCTTTCACCAAGACTTTCGCAATGGCCGCCGCCGCGGTGCTGTCGGTGACGCTCGTCCCGGCACTCATGGTGATTTTCGTTCGCGGACGGATCGTTCCGGAACATCGCAACCCTATCAACCGCTTCCTGATCTGGATATATCGCCCGATCATCCGGGGCGTGCTGAGGGCAAAGACGGTGACACTGCTGACTGCGCTCGTCGTACTTGGCATCACAGTCTGGCCCGCGCGTCAGCTCGGATCCGAATTCATGCCCAATTTGGATGAAGGCACGTTGATGTACATGCCGACAACGGTGCCTGGTCTGTCGGTGACTAAGGCGGCCGAGCTGCTCCAGATGCAGGATCGGATCATCAAGTCGTTCCCGGAGGTCGCCTCGGTCTATGGCAAGGCCGGCCGGGCATTGACCGCGACCGATCCGGCGCCGATCGAAATGTTTGAAACCATTATAAATCTGAAGCCAAAGAGCGAGTGGCGGCCGAGCCTCACCCTCGACGGCCTCAAGGCTGAGATGGATCGAGCTCTCCAATTTCCGGGTGTGTCGAACGCGTGGACTATGCCAATCCGCGCCCGCATCGACATGCTCTCGACCGGAATCCGGACTCCCGTCGGCGTCAAGGTGTTCGGCACGGACCTCGGACTGATGGAGCAAACTGCGCGCGAGATCGAACAAGTCCTGCGCGCCGTACCGGGAACATCGAGCGCGTATGCCGAACGGGTCATTGGTGGTTACTATCTCGATATAGTGCCAAATCGGGAGGTGCTTGGCCGCTATGGCCTCGCCATCGACGACGTTCATAATGTGATCACGACCGCGCTGGGCGCCCAAACCGTGACGACTACCGTCGAGGGCCGCGAACGCTACGCCGTCACGATTCGCTATCCTCGCGATCTCCGGAGCGATCCGCAGGCGATTGCCCGCGAAGTGCAGGTATCCCTGCCGGCCGGCGGGACTGTGCCGCTAGGGGAGGTCGCCAAGGTTGAGCTTACGCGCGGCGCAACGTCGATCCGCACCGAGAACGGCCAGCTCGCGGTCTATATCTTCGTCGACACAGTGGGCCGGGATCTCGGCGGCTATGTCGCCGAGGCACAACAGGCGGTGGCAAGCAAAGTGAAACTGCCGTCGGGAACCTACGTTTCCTGGAGCGGCCAGTATGAATACCTGCAACGGGCGGAAGCGCGACTGAAAATCGTCGTGCCGGTCACTCTACTCATCATCTTTCTGTTGCTCTACCTCAACTTTCGAGCGCTTCCCGAAACATTGATCGTCATGTTGTCGCTACCCTTTGCTTTGGTAGGAGGCATCTGGTTGATGTGGTGGCTCGGTTTCAATATGTCCGTCGCCGTGGCCGTCGGTTTCATCGCCCTCGCCGGCGTCGCCGCTGAAACGGGCGTGGTCATGCTGATCTATCTCGACCAGGCGATGGCGGAGCTGAAGGCCGAAAGAACGGCCGAAGGCCGTCCCTTCACGCGGATCGACCTCCATCAGGCCATCATGCGCGGCGCGGTCGATCGAGTCCGTCCGAAGATGATGACCGTCGTCGCCATCATGGCCGGGCTCCTACCAATCCTCTGGAGCACCGGCTCCGGCTCGGAGGTGATGCAACGTATCGCTGTACCGATGATCGGCGGAATGATGTCATCGACGCTCCTTACCTTGATTGTGATTCCGGCAGTCTATGGTCTGGTGAAGGGCCTGCATCTGCCTAAGCAAGCAGAGGACACGACGCAAGCGCATGACAATGTTGAAAGGTTTTCTCAGGCGTCAAACGAGCGACAATGA
- a CDS encoding efflux RND transporter periplasmic adaptor subunit: MKRAPLAGLTLVAVLAAGIGGYWAGTHGVPTGGDGPFAAASLADTGPVIYYRDPDGQPFYSPTPRQSMDGRSFRAVYASEDISFEDRPPAAASSSGTANPRRVLYYRNPMGLPDTSPTPKKDSMGMEYIAVYEGEADEDQFVRVSPGKLQRTGVRSELVERRVISRYVRAPGAVQLDERRIAVVATRSDAFIEEVANITTGERVTKGQALMRLYSPEVAVASAQFLTELNTPGREPAFGGARQRLENLGVPMDAIVEIERSRRPLLAMTLRAPRDGIVLERNATNGMKAAPGGVLFRIADIFMIWVLADVPEYEVGAIRLGARAAIRLRSAQGEPLEGRVSLIYPQVDEVTRTTRVRIELANAAGRLLPNMYADVEISTGAPDPVTAVPDNAVIASGTRQIVILDRGDGRFEPRVVTTGNRGDGFIEIREGLVNGDRVVVAANFLIDAESNLKAALRSLAASVSQP; this comes from the coding sequence ATGAAACGCGCCCCCCTCGCAGGCCTCACCCTCGTCGCCGTACTGGCGGCGGGGATCGGAGGCTATTGGGCCGGAACGCACGGCGTTCCGACTGGCGGTGACGGGCCTTTTGCGGCCGCATCGCTCGCCGATACTGGGCCGGTCATCTACTATCGAGATCCGGACGGACAACCGTTCTATTCGCCGACCCCTCGGCAAAGCATGGACGGACGATCGTTTCGTGCCGTCTACGCGTCCGAGGATATCAGTTTCGAGGATCGCCCGCCGGCGGCCGCGAGCAGTTCGGGCACGGCGAATCCCCGTCGCGTTCTCTACTACCGGAACCCAATGGGTCTGCCCGACACCTCACCGACACCGAAGAAAGATTCGATGGGGATGGAATACATCGCTGTGTACGAGGGTGAAGCGGACGAAGATCAGTTTGTCAGGGTCTCACCTGGCAAGCTCCAGCGGACAGGTGTCCGATCCGAACTAGTCGAGCGGCGCGTTATCAGCCGTTATGTGCGCGCGCCTGGCGCGGTCCAGTTGGATGAACGGCGCATCGCCGTGGTGGCGACCCGCAGCGATGCTTTCATCGAGGAAGTTGCGAATATCACGACCGGAGAGCGCGTTACCAAAGGGCAAGCCCTTATGCGGCTATATTCACCTGAGGTCGCCGTCGCCAGCGCCCAATTCCTGACGGAACTCAATACGCCGGGACGGGAACCAGCTTTCGGAGGTGCACGCCAACGCCTCGAGAATCTCGGCGTCCCGATGGACGCGATCGTCGAGATTGAGCGGTCGCGCCGGCCGCTTTTAGCCATGACATTGCGCGCGCCGCGCGATGGCATCGTGCTCGAACGCAACGCGACCAACGGCATGAAAGCAGCACCGGGTGGCGTGCTGTTCCGTATCGCCGATATCTTTATGATTTGGGTACTGGCTGATGTTCCAGAGTACGAAGTCGGTGCGATCCGCCTTGGTGCGCGAGCAGCCATTCGGTTACGCAGCGCTCAAGGTGAACCGCTTGAAGGTCGCGTTTCATTGATCTATCCCCAAGTCGACGAAGTAACGCGGACTACCAGGGTTCGAATCGAGTTAGCGAACGCGGCCGGCCGCCTTTTGCCGAATATGTACGCCGACGTGGAGATCAGCACTGGCGCCCCCGATCCAGTGACGGCCGTGCCGGATAACGCAGTGATTGCATCAGGTACTCGTCAGATCGTCATCCTCGACAGGGGTGATGGCCGTTTCGAGCCCCGCGTAGTGACGACCGGGAACCGAGGCGATGGCTTCATCGAGATTCGCGAGGGTCTCGTTAACGGCGATCGTGTGGTCGTCGCGGCGAATTTTCTGATCGACGCCGAAAGCAATCTCAAAGCCGCTCTCCGCAGTCTGGCCGCCTCAGTGAGTCAGCCATGA
- a CDS encoding FixH family protein — MMRSVFKRAAAAAFVVALSLVSFASAHAEIKDYEFGLVQSEVKQGDAIVAVRLIDKRSGKAVSDAVIFTTRIDMTPDGMPTMTAPIEALPSNEPGVYRFKTNLMMAGGWQLSLAAKIQGETATLANKLILKVTR, encoded by the coding sequence ATGATGAGGTCGGTTTTCAAACGCGCTGCAGCGGCGGCGTTCGTCGTTGCACTTTCCTTGGTCTCTTTCGCGTCGGCCCACGCCGAGATCAAAGATTATGAGTTCGGCCTGGTCCAATCAGAAGTGAAGCAAGGTGACGCCATCGTGGCCGTCCGTCTGATTGACAAGCGATCCGGCAAGGCCGTTTCCGACGCCGTTATCTTTACAACCCGAATCGACATGACGCCCGATGGAATGCCAACGATGACTGCGCCGATCGAGGCGCTACCCTCGAATGAACCCGGCGTCTATCGATTCAAGACGAATCTGATGATGGCTGGCGGGTGGCAATTGTCTCTCGCCGCCAAGATTCAAGGCGAGACCGCAACGCTCGCAAACAAGCTGATCCTCAAGGTCACGCGATGA
- a CDS encoding metal-sensing transcriptional repressor, translating to MPKDHRHHTHPEVVKRLNRAGGHLRSIVEMIESGRPCLDIAQQLQAVEKAVGQAKKTLIQDHLDNCLEDVIGALPRERRGPIDEFKQITKYL from the coding sequence ATGCCCAAAGATCATCGCCACCATACCCATCCCGAGGTTGTGAAGCGCTTGAATCGCGCCGGCGGCCATCTGCGCAGCATTGTCGAGATGATCGAAAGCGGCCGGCCCTGCCTCGACATCGCGCAGCAACTCCAGGCCGTCGAGAAGGCGGTCGGACAAGCCAAGAAAACGCTGATCCAGGATCATTTGGATAATTGCCTGGAAGACGTAATCGGCGCGCTGCCGCGCGAACGGCGGGGCCCGATCGACGAATTCAAGCAGATCACCAAGTATCTTTGA
- a CDS encoding SCO family protein codes for MNYLRFIRLFAWACVGVVGLLVVAISMGWLVTDGPLAALARKEPSTIAKGGPFAMTDHRGKPFTEADLRGRPALVFFGFTSCPVVCPTTLGDMTDWLEELGPDGNALSAVFVSVDSERDDVAQMAAYLEPYNQRIVGLTGNSAQLEQFAANYGIYYKKVPVGDNNYTMDHTASVLMLDRALNMVGTVDFHEERSIAIAKLKLLLAR; via the coding sequence ATGAACTATCTGCGCTTCATCCGGCTATTCGCTTGGGCCTGCGTCGGCGTCGTGGGTCTCCTCGTCGTCGCCATCAGTATGGGGTGGCTGGTAACGGACGGTCCGCTCGCCGCCCTCGCTCGCAAGGAACCCTCTACCATCGCGAAAGGCGGGCCATTCGCGATGACCGACCATCGCGGCAAACCCTTCACCGAAGCGGATCTGCGCGGGCGACCGGCATTGGTGTTCTTCGGATTCACGTCGTGCCCGGTCGTTTGCCCAACGACGCTCGGCGACATGACCGACTGGCTCGAGGAACTTGGCCCGGATGGCAACGCCCTATCCGCCGTGTTCGTCAGCGTCGATTCCGAACGGGACGATGTCGCCCAGATGGCGGCCTATCTGGAGCCGTACAACCAGCGCATTGTCGGCTTGACCGGCAATTCGGCACAGTTAGAGCAATTTGCTGCCAATTACGGCATCTATTACAAGAAGGTGCCGGTGGGCGACAACAACTACACCATGGATCACACCGCATCGGTCTTGATGCTCGATCGAGCGCTGAACATGGTCGGAACGGTCGATTTCCACGAAGAACGATCGATCGCGATTGCCAAGCTGAAGCTCCTACTCGCTCGATAG
- a CDS encoding copper chaperone PCu(A)C — MKFESRRTKLVLSRFARGVGRIVVAATFLIGNAAAAHEFRVGAITIDHPWSRAIPPRAPTAAGYLVIRNAGPREDKLIGAQSPMANTAEFHEMSVIDNVMRMRPIEGGIAIPPGGEIRLAPNGRHLMLIGPKEGFVQGARVPLTLVFERAGRVDVELAVQSMGARDTGHAETRDHPECGDKAERHNMAEHHGEAESGGRIGHCGEAKN; from the coding sequence ATGAAATTTGAATCCAGGAGAACCAAGCTGGTGCTCTCCCGTTTCGCGCGCGGCGTCGGGAGGATCGTCGTAGCGGCGACATTCCTTATCGGCAACGCCGCCGCCGCGCATGAATTCCGCGTCGGCGCCATCACGATCGACCATCCTTGGTCTCGGGCGATCCCGCCGCGCGCGCCCACGGCCGCCGGCTATCTCGTGATCCGCAATGCGGGTCCACGGGAAGATAAATTGATTGGCGCCCAATCGCCGATGGCCAATACCGCCGAGTTTCATGAAATGTCAGTCATCGATAACGTCATGCGCATGCGCCCGATCGAAGGCGGCATCGCCATTCCGCCGGGCGGCGAAATCCGGCTTGCGCCGAACGGGCGGCATTTGATGCTAATCGGACCGAAGGAAGGATTCGTCCAAGGCGCACGCGTGCCGTTGACGCTCGTTTTCGAACGCGCGGGACGCGTCGATGTTGAATTGGCGGTCCAATCGATGGGCGCGCGCGACACCGGCCACGCAGAGACGCGCGACCATCCCGAATGCGGCGATAAAGCCGAACGTCACAATATGGCCGAGCACCATGGCGAGGCCGAGTCCGGCGGCCGCATCGGCCATTGCGGCGAGGCCAAGAATTAA
- a CDS encoding protoheme IX farnesyltransferase, which produces MTKRSPRGVKRNLRKSIAIALALLALVGIFYAITIIKLSKHSTLPHEI; this is translated from the coding sequence ATGACGAAGCGCTCCCCGCGAGGCGTCAAACGGAATCTCCGAAAGAGTATCGCCATTGCGCTGGCGCTGCTTGCGTTGGTGGGTATCTTCTACGCCATAACGATCATCAAGCTCTCGAAACACAGCACGCTACCCCATGAAATTTGA
- a CDS encoding thioredoxin domain-containing protein, whose product MNRRYVLVGAAAALGAAAFAGGAYYVAEKRRAAVPMIQKVEGADQLIRAHSPAIGPQDAPVTIVEFFDPACEACRAFHPIVKGIMDAHPGKIRLVLRYAAFHPGSAEAVRIIETARLQDRFVPVLEALLEGQPSWASHRAGTNPDLAWNLAASAGLDIERARRERLMPHITATLNFDAEDVRTFNVRGTPTFFVNGRPLPEFGADQLLALVRDELARAAK is encoded by the coding sequence ATGAACAGACGATACGTCCTCGTCGGCGCGGCAGCGGCGCTGGGTGCTGCGGCCTTCGCGGGCGGCGCCTATTACGTCGCCGAAAAGCGGCGCGCCGCCGTTCCGATGATTCAGAAGGTCGAAGGCGCCGATCAACTGATCCGGGCGCATTCGCCGGCCATCGGTCCACAAGACGCGCCGGTGACGATCGTCGAGTTCTTCGATCCGGCGTGCGAAGCCTGCCGCGCCTTCCACCCGATCGTCAAAGGAATCATGGATGCTCATCCTGGCAAGATCCGGCTGGTGTTGCGATATGCGGCGTTCCATCCCGGATCGGCGGAGGCCGTGCGCATTATCGAGACGGCGCGTCTTCAGGATCGATTCGTTCCCGTTCTCGAAGCCCTTCTGGAAGGACAGCCGAGCTGGGCTTCGCATCGAGCCGGTACGAACCCGGATCTGGCTTGGAATTTAGCCGCGTCGGCGGGCCTCGACATCGAGCGCGCCCGGCGCGAACGGCTGATGCCCCACATTACGGCCACATTGAACTTCGACGCGGAGGACGTCCGGACATTCAACGTTCGGGGAACTCCGACCTTCTTCGTTAATGGCCGCCCACTCCCGGAATTCGGGGCGGACCAACTTCTAGCGCTGGTCCGCGACGAACTCGCCAGAGCGGCGAAATAG